Proteins from a genomic interval of Kitasatospora herbaricolor:
- a CDS encoding DUF4135 domain-containing protein, whose amino-acid sequence MPLDLQTWLRPVDGATAPADGHPGTDEPVPAAERLLPGPARGDERLRALVAAAAPFDERAAARPDGSAFFAPDPDEDRRARGAAVDTWLRRAGGQHGGAAVLLEHFAETGRPLGEGLRGVVLADPAKLPGWALVLAAFLRTLPVAAGPGTAGPGALTAAFAAAADALLPHGNGGILGVPVSERARADLAGTLVARLTEACNLSFCHELQAATGRPRATDWDTAGGLDTSQEGWLARLERLPALAYLVGTVCRQWQHVQTELFARLAADRSLLVERMWQGEDPGALESVRGDAGDRHAGGRSVSLLHFAGGQAVVYKPKDMRHATAYLDLVRRLNGELSLDLPVRTVLVRSDRGDDGHAASLAADCDSDYGWEELVPHRPVADRGGFARFYRRLGMTVRLVQLLEGRDLWADNLLADGEHPALIDLECLLYPRVQTPPAISPEHHGLLDDLESTVVRTAMAFQPWTPAKQKHALDIGCLSRIGGLEVAPGVPALPLPPYRPVLRTEAGATEAADPWEYTDEVVEGYREMHRALHRLRGELASPDGPLAAFRGIWVRYIWRHTWDGYKILSASTSPLALDSGATRETVIAGALQGATTALAGDGDRGDLLEVVLAELDSFRLLDIPFFRSLTSSSSVFTADGREIPGHFRGTGWQRLQQRVAELDDFDLDAHLAVLSGCVDAARAGSERPAPAAARTARATVPTGADLLDHAVRIGDRILADRRGSGWLGQSWYPGTGLRQVEVLSADLVTGTPGLAVLFAELWAATGEPRFHRAAHRTLTAAARLIDPDAPRAFAFAADTRLAGGTPVPGGFAGPGSLIHALARAGSLLGSPELLASAQALVPGALGVAAAAPARPGRPVRTPHPDTPLGSAGLLLNLLRLRRATGPGHAPTEDGIRTLAATALDHLIADRGADAENEADNGFLDLVPSGADSVAAALARTVAEAPALLASADAVRERLRGHRFATATRAGRLACLDTAVALGAGIVDPAELGALTPPVGARQITGRTTRDLVATAGEALTAAEAGLLHTLPEASDSALPGPFYDGREAAALLVGELIARHDATGSWYSDRAADDRINLGALDGSAAVGLLLLRLLDPATAPLATLR is encoded by the coding sequence ATGCCGCTCGACCTGCAGACCTGGCTCCGCCCCGTCGACGGCGCCACCGCCCCGGCCGACGGCCACCCCGGCACCGACGAACCGGTCCCCGCCGCCGAGCGGCTGCTGCCCGGCCCGGCCCGCGGCGACGAGCGGCTGCGCGCCCTGGTCGCCGCCGCCGCCCCGTTCGACGAACGGGCCGCCGCCCGCCCGGACGGCAGCGCCTTCTTCGCCCCCGACCCGGACGAGGACCGCCGCGCCCGCGGCGCCGCGGTCGACACCTGGCTGCGCCGGGCCGGCGGCCAGCACGGCGGCGCCGCGGTGCTGCTGGAGCACTTCGCCGAAACCGGCCGCCCGCTCGGTGAGGGCCTGCGCGGCGTCGTCCTCGCCGACCCGGCGAAGCTGCCCGGCTGGGCGCTGGTGCTGGCCGCGTTCCTGCGGACGCTGCCGGTCGCCGCCGGCCCCGGGACGGCCGGGCCCGGCGCCCTCACCGCCGCCTTCGCCGCGGCCGCCGACGCGCTGCTGCCGCACGGCAACGGCGGCATCCTGGGCGTCCCGGTCTCCGAGCGGGCCCGCGCCGATCTGGCCGGCACCCTGGTCGCCCGGCTCACCGAGGCCTGCAACCTCTCGTTCTGCCACGAGCTGCAGGCCGCCACCGGCCGCCCGCGCGCCACCGACTGGGACACCGCCGGCGGCCTGGACACCTCCCAGGAGGGCTGGCTGGCCCGGCTGGAGCGGCTGCCCGCGCTGGCCTACCTGGTCGGCACGGTCTGCCGGCAGTGGCAGCACGTGCAGACCGAGCTGTTCGCCCGGCTCGCCGCCGACCGCTCGCTGCTGGTCGAGCGGATGTGGCAGGGCGAGGACCCGGGCGCGCTGGAGTCGGTCCGCGGCGACGCGGGCGACCGGCACGCCGGCGGGCGCTCGGTGTCGCTGCTGCACTTCGCCGGCGGCCAGGCCGTGGTCTACAAGCCGAAGGACATGCGGCACGCCACCGCCTACCTGGACCTGGTCCGCCGGCTCAACGGCGAGCTGTCGCTGGACCTCCCGGTGCGCACGGTGCTGGTCCGCAGCGACCGCGGGGACGACGGCCACGCCGCCTCGCTGGCCGCCGACTGCGACAGCGACTACGGCTGGGAGGAGCTCGTCCCGCACCGTCCGGTGGCCGACCGCGGCGGCTTCGCCCGGTTCTACCGCCGGCTCGGCATGACCGTCCGGCTGGTGCAGCTGCTGGAGGGCCGCGACCTGTGGGCCGACAACCTGCTCGCGGACGGCGAGCACCCGGCGCTGATCGACCTGGAGTGCCTGCTTTACCCGCGGGTGCAGACGCCGCCGGCGATCAGCCCCGAGCACCACGGCCTGCTGGACGACCTGGAGTCCACCGTGGTGCGGACCGCGATGGCCTTCCAGCCCTGGACCCCGGCCAAGCAGAAGCACGCCCTGGACATCGGCTGCCTGTCCCGGATCGGTGGCCTGGAGGTCGCCCCCGGGGTGCCCGCCCTGCCGCTGCCGCCCTACCGCCCGGTGCTGCGCACCGAGGCCGGTGCCACCGAGGCCGCCGACCCGTGGGAGTACACCGACGAGGTCGTCGAGGGCTACCGCGAGATGCACCGGGCGCTGCACCGGCTGCGCGGGGAACTCGCATCTCCCGATGGCCCGTTGGCGGCCTTCCGGGGGATCTGGGTGCGCTACATCTGGCGCCACACCTGGGACGGTTACAAGATCCTCTCGGCCTCGACCAGCCCGCTCGCGCTGGACAGCGGCGCGACCCGCGAGACGGTGATCGCCGGCGCGCTGCAGGGCGCCACCACCGCCCTGGCCGGCGACGGCGACCGCGGTGACCTGCTGGAGGTGGTGCTCGCCGAACTCGACTCCTTCCGGCTGCTGGACATCCCGTTCTTCCGCTCGCTGACCTCCTCCTCCTCGGTCTTCACCGCCGACGGCCGGGAGATCCCCGGCCACTTCCGCGGCACCGGCTGGCAGCGCCTGCAGCAGCGGGTCGCCGAGCTCGACGACTTCGACCTGGACGCGCACCTGGCCGTCCTCAGCGGCTGCGTGGACGCGGCCCGGGCCGGCAGCGAACGCCCCGCCCCCGCCGCCGCCCGCACCGCCCGGGCCACCGTGCCCACCGGCGCGGACCTGCTCGACCACGCGGTGCGGATCGGCGACCGGATCCTCGCCGACCGGCGCGGCAGCGGCTGGCTCGGCCAGAGCTGGTACCCCGGCACCGGCCTGCGCCAGGTCGAGGTGCTCAGCGCCGACCTGGTCACCGGTACCCCCGGCCTGGCCGTGCTGTTCGCCGAACTCTGGGCCGCCACCGGCGAGCCCCGCTTCCACCGCGCCGCCCACCGCACCCTGACCGCCGCGGCCCGGCTGATCGACCCGGACGCCCCGCGGGCCTTCGCCTTCGCCGCCGACACCCGGCTGGCCGGCGGCACTCCCGTCCCCGGCGGCTTCGCCGGACCCGGCTCGCTCATCCACGCCCTCGCCCGGGCCGGCAGCCTGCTCGGCTCGCCCGAACTCCTCGCCTCCGCCCAGGCGCTGGTGCCCGGCGCGCTCGGCGTGGCGGCCGCCGCGCCGGCCCGGCCCGGCCGTCCGGTGCGCACCCCGCACCCGGACACCCCGCTCGGCAGCGCCGGGCTGCTGCTCAACCTGCTCCGGCTGCGCCGGGCCACCGGCCCCGGCCACGCCCCCACCGAGGACGGCATCCGGACCCTGGCCGCCACCGCCCTCGACCACCTGATCGCCGACCGGGGCGCCGACGCCGAGAACGAGGCCGACAACGGCTTCCTGGACCTCGTCCCGTCCGGTGCCGACTCGGTCGCCGCCGCCCTGGCCCGGACGGTCGCCGAGGCGCCCGCCCTGCTGGCCAGCGCCGACGCCGTCCGGGAGCGGCTGCGCGGCCACCGCTTCGCCACCGCCACCCGGGCCGGGCGTCTGGCCTGCCTGGACACCGCCGTCGCGCTCGGCGCCGGCATCGTCGACCCCGCCGAACTCGGCGCGCTCACCCCGCCGGTGGGGGCCCGGCAGATCACCGGCCGGACCACCAGGGACCTCGTCGCCACCGCCGGCGAGGCGCTCACCGCCGCCGAGGCCGGGCTGCTGCACACCCTGCCCGAGGCCTCCGACTCGGCCCTGCCCGGCCCGTTCTACGACGGCCGGGAGGCCGCCGCCCTGCTGGTCGGCGAGCTGATCGCCCGCCACGACGCCACCGGCAGCTGGTACTCCGACCGGGCCGCGGACGACCGGATCAACCTCGGCGCGCTGGACGGCTCGGCCGCCGTCGGCCTGCTGCTGCTGCGCCTGCTCGACCCCGCCACCGCCCCGCTCGCCACCCTGCGCTGA
- a CDS encoding SagB/ThcOx family dehydrogenase, whose amino-acid sequence MTVTEQLPPDLATEGGAPRTLLRLRPEVVVTAQGDDLELSHPWGRQRVHALGSETVQRLAALTHSHLDVDELAGSGRLFHLLQRFPYLVTTTLADAFGEPLASAVPIARSAGLPGVVRPPASVVLSRFAYLRRLPEEHAGACVLESPTAPFRLTLHQPAAGAFVAAVTASRSVAEAALLAGIGPAAGQALAGLLAGAGFLDDGATGEPPLWDFHDLLFHARSRPGRHDYPSGGVFAHPEVEQLPAIPGTGAREDGTGIDLPVPDWDAVLARDPALSEVLEGRRSVRSYADTPVTLDQLGELLYRVARVRRIIPGDPSDPHGYDIVDRPYPAGGATGELEVYLSVVRCDGLVPGVYRYDAAAHRLRPRPFAGPADEAAFRELMTAAWRATGCTVDPQVLLTVTSRFGRLSWKYSQIAYALTLKHVGVVYQTLYLVATAMGLAPCGLGSGDTDAAARALGLDWTAESSVGEFLIGSRPADVPRTAHRFTDMVAQAREV is encoded by the coding sequence ATGACCGTGACCGAACAGCTGCCTCCCGACCTCGCCACCGAGGGCGGGGCCCCGCGCACGCTGCTGCGGCTGCGCCCCGAGGTGGTCGTCACCGCGCAGGGTGACGACCTGGAGCTCAGCCACCCCTGGGGCCGCCAGCGGGTGCACGCGCTCGGCTCCGAGACCGTCCAGCGGCTTGCCGCGCTCACCCACAGCCACCTCGACGTCGACGAACTCGCGGGCAGCGGGAGGTTGTTCCACCTGCTGCAGCGGTTCCCCTACCTGGTCACCACCACCCTCGCCGACGCGTTCGGCGAGCCGCTGGCGAGCGCGGTGCCGATCGCCCGCTCGGCCGGACTGCCCGGGGTGGTCCGCCCGCCCGCCAGCGTGGTGCTGTCCCGTTTCGCCTATCTGCGCCGGCTGCCGGAGGAGCACGCCGGGGCCTGCGTACTGGAGTCCCCGACGGCGCCGTTCCGGCTGACCCTGCACCAGCCGGCGGCGGGCGCGTTCGTCGCCGCGGTGACCGCCTCCCGTTCGGTGGCCGAGGCCGCGCTGCTGGCCGGGATCGGGCCGGCCGCCGGGCAGGCGCTGGCCGGGCTGCTGGCGGGCGCCGGGTTCCTGGACGACGGCGCGACCGGCGAGCCGCCGCTCTGGGACTTCCACGACCTGCTGTTCCACGCCCGCAGCCGGCCCGGCCGGCACGACTACCCGAGCGGCGGTGTCTTCGCCCATCCGGAGGTCGAGCAGTTGCCGGCGATCCCCGGCACCGGCGCCCGTGAGGACGGCACCGGCATCGACCTGCCCGTCCCCGACTGGGACGCGGTGCTGGCCCGCGACCCGGCGCTCAGCGAGGTGCTGGAGGGCCGCCGCTCGGTCCGCTCGTACGCCGACACCCCGGTCACCCTGGACCAGTTGGGCGAGCTGCTGTACCGGGTGGCGAGGGTCCGCCGGATCATCCCGGGGGACCCGTCCGACCCGCACGGCTACGACATCGTGGACCGTCCCTACCCGGCCGGCGGGGCGACCGGCGAACTGGAGGTCTACCTGTCGGTGGTGCGCTGCGACGGCCTGGTGCCGGGCGTCTACCGCTACGACGCGGCGGCCCACCGGCTGCGGCCGCGCCCGTTCGCCGGCCCGGCCGACGAGGCGGCGTTCCGCGAGCTGATGACGGCGGCCTGGCGAGCGACCGGCTGCACGGTGGACCCGCAGGTCCTGCTGACCGTCACCTCCCGGTTCGGCCGGCTGTCCTGGAAGTACAGCCAGATCGCCTACGCGCTGACGCTCAAGCACGTCGGCGTGGTGTACCAGACGCTGTACCTGGTCGCGACGGCGATGGGGCTGGCGCCGTGCGGGCTCGGCTCGGGCGACACCGACGCGGCGGCGCGCGCGCTCGGCCTGGACTGGACGGCGGAGTCCTCGGTCGGCGAGTTCCTGATCGGCAGCCGCCCGGCCGACGTGCCGCGCACCGCGCACCGGTTCACCGACATGGTGGCCCAGGCCCGGGAGGTCTGA
- a CDS encoding TOMM precursor leader peptide-binding protein, which produces MSDKPTIGFKRHYTPYVVDGEAVYLVSERGVSVVDGKLAEALAPLLDGTRTAEQIGEALHGTVPADKVATAVDRLLAGGYLAPSGRPEDRAGAAYFEMAGLDGDAATGALRTARARVEVYGDLDPRPFLAALAAAGVTADPDAEFTVALTEDYLHPGLAERDRQARESGRPWLLARPVGSILWVGPVFVPGPAGDSAATGCWHCLSHRLSANRQSLSYLQHRLGQDEPICTAGAHLAPTLATGVQLAALEAAKWLAGVRPAEPVVLTLDTVLLETERHRLVRRPQCGACGDEGIMAERQLAPVRFESRPKVFTADGGHRSASPEDMLERYRPQLSPVTGVVTSLVPAARTPTGLRVYVSGQNLSRQSGDLRQLRTGLRSVSCGKGRTDVQARASALGEAMERYSGVFQGDEARRRATFAELGDAAIHPAASLLYSERQFAERGRWNASPSMFNTVPERFRESDRIDWSPAWSLTQQRTRWLPTMSLYYGYRHRDGFFAAGDSNGCAAGTSFEDATLQGFLELVERDAVALWWYNRVQRPAIDLDAFGDPYIDQLREVYRGLRREIWALDLTTDFGIPVVGAFSRRTDKPTEDVLIAFGAHLDPHIALTRALTEMNQFLGPVAGDAEGRVTYAGADPEQKRWWTTATVANQPYLLPDPAARPAGPARWAKLAGDDLAEDVALAQRLVEERGMEFLVLDQTRPDIGLPVAKVIVPGMRHFWARFAPGRLYDVPLALGWLDAPTPEEELNPVPIFI; this is translated from the coding sequence ATGTCCGACAAACCCACGATCGGCTTCAAGCGTCACTACACCCCGTACGTCGTCGACGGCGAGGCCGTCTACCTGGTCTCCGAGCGCGGTGTCTCGGTGGTCGACGGCAAGCTCGCCGAGGCCCTCGCCCCGCTGCTGGACGGCACCCGCACCGCCGAGCAGATCGGCGAGGCCCTGCACGGCACCGTCCCCGCCGACAAGGTGGCCACCGCCGTCGACCGGCTGCTGGCCGGCGGCTACCTGGCCCCCTCCGGCCGGCCCGAGGACCGGGCCGGCGCCGCGTACTTCGAGATGGCCGGCCTGGACGGCGACGCCGCCACCGGGGCGCTGCGCACCGCCCGCGCCCGGGTCGAGGTCTACGGCGACCTGGACCCGCGGCCCTTCCTCGCCGCGCTCGCCGCCGCCGGCGTGACCGCCGACCCGGACGCCGAGTTCACCGTCGCCCTCACCGAGGACTACCTGCACCCCGGCCTCGCCGAGCGCGACCGCCAGGCCCGGGAGAGCGGCCGCCCCTGGCTGCTGGCCCGCCCGGTCGGCTCGATCCTCTGGGTCGGTCCGGTCTTCGTCCCCGGCCCGGCCGGCGACAGCGCCGCCACCGGCTGCTGGCACTGCCTCTCGCACCGCCTGTCCGCCAACCGGCAGTCGCTCAGCTACCTGCAGCACCGGCTCGGCCAGGACGAGCCGATCTGCACCGCCGGCGCCCACCTGGCACCCACCCTCGCCACCGGCGTCCAGCTCGCCGCCCTGGAGGCCGCCAAGTGGCTGGCCGGGGTCCGGCCGGCCGAGCCGGTGGTGCTCACCCTGGACACCGTCCTGCTGGAGACCGAGCGCCACCGCCTGGTGCGCCGCCCGCAGTGCGGGGCCTGCGGCGACGAGGGCATCATGGCGGAGCGCCAGCTGGCCCCGGTGCGGTTCGAGAGCCGCCCCAAGGTTTTCACCGCCGACGGCGGCCACCGCTCCGCCTCGCCGGAGGACATGCTGGAGCGCTACCGCCCCCAGCTCTCCCCGGTCACCGGCGTGGTGACCTCGCTGGTGCCCGCCGCCCGCACCCCCACCGGCCTGCGGGTGTACGTCTCCGGGCAGAACCTGTCCCGGCAGAGCGGCGACCTGCGCCAGCTGCGCACCGGCCTGCGCTCGGTCAGCTGCGGCAAGGGCCGCACCGACGTCCAGGCCCGGGCCAGCGCCCTCGGCGAGGCGATGGAGCGCTACTCCGGGGTCTTCCAGGGCGACGAGGCCCGGCGCCGGGCCACCTTCGCCGAGCTGGGCGACGCCGCGATCCACCCCGCCGCCAGCCTCCTCTACAGCGAGCGCCAGTTCGCCGAGCGGGGCCGCTGGAACGCCAGCCCGTCGATGTTCAACACCGTCCCCGAGCGGTTCCGCGAGAGCGACCGGATCGACTGGTCGCCGGCCTGGTCGCTCACCCAGCAGCGCACCCGCTGGCTGCCCACCATGTCCCTCTACTACGGCTACCGGCACCGGGACGGCTTCTTCGCGGCCGGCGACTCCAACGGCTGCGCGGCCGGCACCTCCTTCGAGGACGCCACCCTCCAGGGCTTCCTGGAGCTGGTCGAGCGGGACGCCGTCGCCCTCTGGTGGTACAACCGGGTGCAGCGGCCCGCGATCGACCTGGACGCCTTCGGCGACCCGTACATCGACCAGCTCCGCGAGGTCTACCGGGGGCTGCGCCGGGAGATCTGGGCGCTCGACCTCACCACAGACTTCGGCATCCCGGTGGTCGGCGCGTTCTCCCGCCGGACCGACAAGCCCACCGAGGACGTGCTGATCGCCTTCGGCGCGCACCTCGACCCGCACATCGCCCTCACCCGGGCGCTCACCGAGATGAACCAGTTCCTCGGCCCGGTCGCGGGCGACGCCGAGGGCCGGGTCACCTACGCGGGCGCCGACCCGGAGCAGAAGCGGTGGTGGACCACGGCGACCGTGGCCAACCAGCCCTACCTGCTGCCCGACCCCGCCGCCCGCCCGGCGGGCCCGGCCCGCTGGGCGAAGCTGGCCGGCGACGACCTCGCCGAGGACGTGGCCCTCGCCCAGCGCCTGGTCGAGGAGCGGGGGATGGAGTTCCTGGTGCTCGACCAGACCCGCCCCGACATCGGCCTGCCGGTGGCGAAGGTGATCGTCCCCGGGATGCGGCACTTCTGGGCCCGCTTCGCGCCCGGCCGGCTGTACGACGTGCCGCTGGCCCTCGGCTGGCTCGACGCGCCGACGCCGGAGGAGGAGCTCAACCCCGTCCCGATCTTCATCTGA
- a CDS encoding response regulator transcription factor gives MTTLLDQPLYHQATAADRGTATVSVLLADGHQLFRSGLGALLDREADLAVVAESPTAEEAAAEAARTRPAVAVLDPDMPGPGGPATAAMIRERAPGTAVLLLTAQSRTADLQRAVADGVAGVLLKDVPPAALIAAVRELARGGRVYDPRLVMDVVRTGGVPLTPRELTVLGHVADGATINEVAAALSLSPGTVRNYVSAAIAKTRSRNRCDAIRIARERGWL, from the coding sequence ATGACCACCCTCCTGGACCAACCCCTGTACCACCAGGCCACGGCCGCGGACCGCGGGACCGCCACGGTGAGCGTGCTGCTCGCCGACGGACACCAGCTGTTCCGCTCCGGGCTCGGCGCCCTGCTCGACCGGGAGGCCGACCTCGCCGTGGTCGCCGAGTCCCCGACCGCCGAGGAGGCCGCCGCCGAGGCCGCCAGGACCAGGCCGGCCGTCGCCGTCCTCGACCCGGACATGCCCGGGCCCGGCGGTCCGGCCACCGCCGCGATGATCCGCGAGCGGGCCCCGGGCACCGCGGTCCTCCTGCTCACCGCCCAGTCGCGGACCGCGGACCTGCAGCGGGCGGTCGCCGACGGGGTCGCCGGGGTCCTGCTCAAGGACGTACCGCCGGCCGCACTGATCGCCGCCGTCCGCGAACTGGCCCGGGGCGGACGGGTGTACGACCCCCGGTTGGTGATGGACGTGGTCCGGACGGGCGGGGTGCCGCTCACCCCGCGCGAGCTCACGGTGCTCGGGCACGTGGCCGACGGCGCCACCATCAACGAGGTCGCCGCCGCACTGTCGCTCTCCCCCGGGACGGTCCGCAACTACGTCTCGGCGGCGATCGCCAAGACCCGCAGCCGCAACCGCTGCGACGCGATCCGGATCGCCCGCGAACGCGGCTGGCTCTGA